In Brettanomyces bruxellensis chromosome 8, complete sequence, a genomic segment contains:
- a CDS encoding uncharacterized protein (BUSCO:EOG09264EGS) has translation MESKMPHIRIIEPSEKSADLDNDNDNQKAKLRFAVPSAPTKGLGRRSRHVTFSSTPAVNRSRMNLGNPSHRMGPLGGRRKVILAPGHSAMDWERIKKNKNLRNIDPSEFPMRITKARLQQHHSRRDCWVSLNGKVFDITNYLDFHPGGRDLLVENAGKDATLIFQKYHPWVNYERILDACFIGFLV, from the coding sequence ATGGAATCAAAAATGCCCCATATAAGAATAATCGAGCCCTCAGAAAAATCTGCGGACTTGGATAATGATAACGACAACCAGAAAGCCAAATTAAGATTTGCCGTGCCGTCTGCTCCAACTAAAGGTTtgggaagaagaagcagacaTGTTACATTTTCATCGACGCCGGCAGTTAATAGATCAAGGATGAATTTAGGAAACCCTTCACATAGAATGGGACCTTTGGGTGGCAGAAGAAAGGTTATTTTAGCACCTGGTCACTCTGCTATGGATTGGGAAAGAatcaagaagaacaagaatCTCAGAAATATTGATCCATCTGAATTTCCCATGAGAATAACCAAGGCTCGTCTTCAGCAGCATCACAGTCGAAGAGATTGTTGGGTATCTTTGAACGGCAAAGTTTTTGATATTACCAACTATCTGGATTTTCATCCTGGAGGTAGGGATCTCCTTGTGGAAAACGCAGGCAAGGATGCAACATtgatatttcaaaagtatCACCCTTGGGTGAACTACGAACGGATTTTAGATGCTTGCTTTATTGGTTTTCTGGTGTAA
- a CDS encoding uncharacterized protein (BUSCO:EOG09260VTN) has product MPIAFSDIETKSMDDWWKFRLTLSVDTQSSFQYAIVSEETYSLLYGNARPEGNEREDIISLKFIGSDVFKNPHIYPVSVGESVENGTVELHNLHLLQKYGLSFGVEFCEVKRIRKVLPLTRIYISFPEEVYNILRAISTNKFRQLLADEVDSNPSKVLIHTGDWFRQLHGDVFKTEPIKQGYMIMATEIVVVKRQHNMSSQTEAQCDSESLLELNSDILDFSISNESGHKYKFSVVSLRRDSLKKYVKHDEADQYSKEDDEYHACLKVSDMLKMNILYGDFVKVSTNGKKVCVRIFPFVDPSSVQSGTIHCSPLLLLNLGWPSIVSLEPMGSDHYLGSTLSDLFPIATSVTISRVAMPITLDRRVQSLALKSLMLYFKERRRVICKNQFVGVPIDTDLGRTMFEVNPEEDIPTELIVSTKPDVIIWYKITAAAIQTEKAISTDNISDYRMCTVVPDSTRLLQAGLLSETIPTSGWSNNTLDAYFNIPRVFTYPSDTTNGSGTFSYAEKLRKIVKTSFRIQDEISLGAMILLKSTVRCAGKSTLMKSVASEIGANLLILDGYDILTPGSPGKTIGTLRGKADRVVESCSKLIIFIKHIEALSRKTDPQQQQQQQQSRQANTLSLKLCETMVEYSNKGAIIVFSSNDPDSISEVVRSHVEFEIMVGVPNQLEREIMLKSMISNMNDDDNHYVMDNDVSLEGLSIKSAGLSIGDLSSVVEDAKNGSIDSAEKLAEENEISVEQLVQLNEGSFRVTLENFESAINKSRAKNSDAIGAPRIPDVKWGDIGGLENVKGEILDTIEMPLKHPELFGEGVKKRSGILFYGPPGTGKTLLAKAIATNFSLNFFSVKGPELLNMYIGESEANVRRVFQKARDSKPCVIFFDELDSVAPKRGNQGDSGGVMDRIVSQLLSELDGMSSSGGNGDGVFVVGATNRPDLLDEALLRPGRFDKMLYLGISDTHEKQAKIIEALTRKFKLSDDCKAPEIAAMCPYNYTGADFYALCSDAMLNAMIRTAGKVDKKVATFNIERNSKGEKPVNTRYWFDHIAKSSDTSVTVTLKDFEKARKEMVSSVSTEELNHYLKVRQEFEGSKSG; this is encoded by the coding sequence ATGCCAATTGCATTTTCTGATATTGAGACTAAATCGATGGATGACTGGTGGAAGTTCAGACTCACGCTATCCGTTGATACACAAAGCTCTTTTCAGTATGCAATAGTAAGTGAAGAAACATACTCACTTCTGTATGGCAACGCAAGGCCTGAAGGAAATGAAAGGGAAGATATCATTTCCTTAAAGTTTATTGGTTCTgatgttttcaaaaatcCCCATATTTATCCCGTTAGTGTTGGTGAAAGTGTTGAAAATGGCACTGTTGAATTGCATAATCTCCACTTGCTTCAGAAGTATGGACTATCTTTTGGAGTCGAGTTTTGCGAAGTTAAGAGGATCAGGAAGGTACTTCCATTGAcaagaatatatatttcatttccaGAGGAAGTGTACAATATTCTCCGTGCAATATCAACCAATAAATTCAGGCAACTACTTGCTGATGAAGTAGATTCGAATCCTTCCAAAGTTCTCATCCATACAGGCGATTGGTTCAGACAACTTCATGGTGACGTTTTTAAAACTGAACCAATCAAGCAGGGATACATGATTATGGCAACAgaaattgttgttgtgAAAAGACAGCATAATATGTCTAGTCAAACTGAGGCTCAATGTGATTCTGAGAGTTTGCTAGAGCTCAATTCAGACATCCTCGATTTTTCTATCAGTAATGAGTCTGGCCACAAGTACAAGTTTTCAGTTGTGTCGTTGAGGAGAGATTCTctcaaaaaatatgttAAGCATGATGAAGCTGACCAGTATAGCAAAGAGGACGATGAATATCACGCATGCCTTAAAGTGTCTGATATGCTAAAGATGAATATTTTGTACGGAGACTTTGTTAAAGTGTCGACAAACGGAAAGAAGGTGTGTGTACGAATTTTTCCATTTGTTGATCCAAGTAGTGTCCAATCTGGAACCATTCACTGCTCACCTCTTTTGCTCTTAAATTTAGGGTGGCCATCAATCGTAAGTTTAGAGCCAATGGGTTCAGATCATTATCTGGGGAGCACACTATCGGATCTTTTTCCGATTGCAACTTCGGTAACAATTTCAAGAGTGGCAATGCCGATAACATTAGATCGCAGAGTTCAAAGTTTAGCCCTCAAGAGTTTAATGCTTTACTTCAAGGAACGCCGGCGTGTGATTTGCAAAAATCAATTTGTTGGAGTCCCAATTGACACCGACTTGGGAAGAACCATGTTTGAGGTGAATccagaagaagatataCCCACAGAATTAATCGTATCTACGAAGCCAGATGTGATTATTTGGTACAAAATAACTGCCGCTGCTATCCAGACTGAAAAGGCTATTAGTACAGACAACATTTCTGATTACCGAATGTGTACTGTTGTTCCAGACAGCACAAGACTGTTACAGGCAGGTCTGTTGTCAGAAACAATTCCAACATCCGGGTGGTCAAATAACACTCTGGATGCTTATTTCAACATTCCCAGAGTATTTACGTACCCATCGGACACGACAAATGGTTCTGGTACGTTTTCATACGCGGAAAAGCTTAGGAAGATTGTCAAAACGTCATTTAGGATCCAGGATGAAATTTCACTTGGGGCAATGATACTACTTAAGAGTACTGTTCGATGTGCGGGCAAGTCTACATTGATGAAAAGTGTTGCAAGTGAGATTGGAGCCAACTTATTGATACTTGACGGATATGATATTTTAACGCCGGGATCACCTGGTAAGACAATCGGTACATTACGAGGCAAAGCAGACCGTGTTGTGGAAAGTTGCTCAAAGTTAatcatttttatcaaacACATCGAGGCTTTATCCAGGAAAACTGATccacaacaacaacaacaacaacaacaaagtAGGCAGGCGAACACACTCTCATTAAAGCTTTGTGAAACCATGGTAgaatattcaaacaaaGGTGCCATAATTGTATTTTCATCGAATGATCCTGACTCTATCTCGGAGGTTGTTCGTTCCCATGTAGAGTTTGAAATCATGGTTGGTGTACCAAATCAGCTAGAAAGAGAGATCATGCTCAAAAGTATGATTTCTAACATGaacgatgatgataatcATTACGTGATGGATAACGATGTGTCATTAGAAGGCCTTTCGATCAAGAGTGCCGGTCTCTCTATTGGTGATTTAAGTTCGGTTGTTGAAGATGCCAAGAACGGAAGTATAGATAGTGCGGAGAAACTTGCGGAGGAGAATGAAATTTCAGTTGAACAACTGGTACAACTAAATGAGGGTAGCTTTAGAGTCACACTAGAGAATTTTGAGAGTGCCATTAATAAATCTAGGGCCAAGAACAGTGATGCGATTGGAGCACCACGGATTCCAGATGTGAAGTGGGGGGATATCGGTGGTCTTGAAAATGTAAAAGGTGAAATATTGGACACCATTGAAATGCCATTGAAGCATCCGGAATTGTTTGGCGAGggtgtgaaaaaaagaagtggaatatTGTTTTATGGACCACCAGGTACTGGCAAAACGTTGCTTGCCAAAGCCATAGCAACCAACTTCTCGttgaacttcttttctgtgAAGGGACCAGAGCTCCTTAATATGTACATTGGAGAATCTGAAGCAAACGTGCGGAGAGTGTTCCAGAAGGCACGTGATTCGAAACCATGCGTTATATTCTTTGATGAGTTGGATTCAGTTGCTccaaaaagaggaaatcaGGGTGATTCTGGTGGTGTTATGGATCGAATAGTTTCCCAGCTACTTTCAGAATTGGATGGTATGAGCAGTTCTGGTGGTAACGGGGACGGTGTTTTTGTTGTGGGTGCAACTAACCGTCCAGATCTTTTAGATGAAGCTCTTTTACGGCCTGGAAGGTTTGATAAGATGCTTTATCTAGGAATTTCAGATACTCACGAGAAGCAGGCGAAGATAATTGAAGCATTAACTCGAAAGTTTAAACTTTCAGATGATTGTAAAGCACCCGAAATAGCTGCTATGTGTCCATACAACTATACGGGTGCAGACTTTTATGCTTTATGCTCTGATGCAATGCTTAATGCAATGATTCGAACCGCCGGTAAAGTTGACAAAAAGGTGGCTACGTTTAacattgaaagaaattcaaaaggTGAAAAGCCGGTAAATACGAGATATTGGTTCGATCATATTGCCAAATCATCTGACACAAGTGTTACAGTTACATTGAAAGATTTTGAGAAGGCCAGGAAAGAGATGGTCTCGTCTGTTAGCACAGAGGAGTTGAATCATTATCTTAAAGTGAGGCAGGAGTTTGAAGGGTCTAAGAGTGGATAA